Genomic segment of Pseudomonas sp. CCI4.2:
GAGGAGTTTGGTTTTCATACTGTCTGCCGCTCGGTGGAATTTGTCCGAAACGGAGTATAGCCATCGCAACGGACAGGCGGATAATTCAGTCTCACTTCCGAGCGGTGCGCCGATGCAATATCTATTTCCGCTACTGACGATTGTTATCTGGTCAGCCAACAACGTGGTCAACAAACTCACGGTGGGCGTGATATTTCCTGCCGAGATCGGTTTCTATCGCTGGTTGCTGGCGGGTATTTTGTTCACCCCGTTTTTGCTTCGGCCGGTGATCAAGAACTGGGAGGTGATCAAACCCAATTTGAAAAAAATAGCGGTCCTTGGCGTGCTGGGCATGGCGGTTTACCAAAGCCTGGCGTACTTCGCCGCGTCGATGACCACCGCCACCAATATGGGCATCATTTTATCGTTGATGCCGATGATCGCTCTGGGGTTGTCGATTACGACCTTGGGCACTCGGTTAACCACCGGTGCCTTGGTGGGCGCAGTGCTGTCGTTCAGCGGCGTGACGGTGGTGGTTTCGGCCGGGAGCCTGAGCGCCTTGATGGAGCGGGGTCTTAACCTCGGCGACGCGATGATATTGGTCGCCACGTTCGCGTACGCCGTCTACAGCACCCTGTTGAAAAAGTGGCAGATGCACCTACCGCCGCTGCAATTGCTGTATTTGCAGATTTGGGTCGCCGTGGCAGTGTTGTTTCCCATGTTCCTGCTGTCGCCCAAAGCCGGACTGAACTCAAGCAATATTCCGCTGATTTTGTATGCGTGCATCCCGACCTCAATGCTCGCCCCACTGCTGTGGATGCATTCTATTCATCGTCTGGGCCCAAGTCGCACCTCCATGTTTCTCAACCTGATGCCCCTCACGACGGCGCTGATCGCATCGGCCGTGCTGGGCGAGCATCTGGCGTCCTATCACTTGATCGGCGGCGGACTGACGTTGTTCGGTGTGGTGCTAGCGGAACGCTGGACCACACCGTTGGGTGTCGCACAACGGGCGTTATAACCCCGCCGCTTTCAGCCGCTCGGCATGTTCGGTAAACAAGCGCACGGGCTCGGCGCCCGTCCCCACCAGTCCCAACGACTGATTGACGATATCGAAGTGGTCAAGGGGGTAGTCGTCGCCGATGACAGTGCCCAAGTGCGAACTGAAGCGCCCGACCATGCCGTCGCACTGCCCGACTTCCCGGGTAAAGGTACGGGCAAACAGCTGACAGGTGCGATTGGTCCCATCCAACCGATTGCGCCCACGATCAGTGCGCCCCGGTTGCAAGGTGCCGGACCACGAATAATAACGTACGCCATTGACTTCCTCTGGCCCCTGCCCGCCCCATGTTTCCGGCAAGCCTTGGGGATAACGACTGTTGAACAGCGCCACGCCATTAGTGGTCAGCGACTGATGCGATGCGTCGATGTCCACCGGGAATCTGGGGCCGTGGTAGCCGGTTTCCAGCAACGCCATCAACCAAGCCAATAGCCGCAGCACGAGGTTAAGTAGCCGCCCCTTGGCCGTGCCGGCGGGAAAACTTCGCTCCAGGTAATCCGCTAACTCGGAGCCATGATTAGGCCCCGCAACACTGGTGACAGAGGCCACAAGATCAGGGCGCTTAGCGGCGGCATACCGAATGGTCAGGGCACCTTGGCTGTGGCCGATCAAGTTCACCTTGGCCGCACCGGTCTCCAGCAGAATCTTTTCGATCTGCTGCAACAGCTGTTCGCCGCGCACTTCGGTGGAATTGATCGAGGACACCAAGACCGGGAACACCTTTGCGCCGCCGCGACGCAAGGTCGTCACGATGCCGTACCAGTAGGGGTACAGCACCAAACGAACGAACCCCAGCAACCCTGGAACCATGATCAACGGATAGCGCGTAGCAAGTTTTTGCGTCATGGCACGGTCCTTTTGCATGAGGGTGGCGACTCAACCTTAGTCAACAATATCGGCTGATGCCTGAACGCCATCTTTAAATCGAACTCTGGTTACCTTCCGTCGCTCAAAGCTTCATCGGGCCAACCATGGCTCAGTTATCAGGAGCGTTCCTATGTACAAGCAAACCTTGGCAACACTGAGCGTGCTCGCCGTTCTGGCCGGTTGCTCGACCACCACCCAAAACCCGGTGGATTTCGTCACTTATCGCAACGAGCCGCTGGTCAAGCAAGTTGAAAAAGGCATGAACGAACAACAAGTGCTGACGATTGGCGGTGAGCCGTCTTCCCGTCAGCACCGCATGGTCCACCCTGGCAGTTGCAACAACTACGTGCTAAACCACGAAGGCAGCAAACAAACCTACTACGTGGCGTTTGACGGCAATGGCAAGGTCGACACCAAGGGTTTCATGACCTGCGACCAACGCGAAGCGAACGAGCGCGCCATGTAAGACCCGCAGTCAGCGGTGCTCCAAACAAAAAGCCTGAAGCCGCGCGCCTCGGGCTTTTGTGTTTTCTGTAGGCCCTGCGATAAAACTTTCTCGCGCCTCATCACTCACAACTAGGTACCGATCATGCCGGAGCGACCGTTGATCTTAGACGGGCGGCTTATAGAGCGAGACGGAAACCGGATTAGCCCTGGAGATGAATGATGAGCGATGTGCAGCAATTAACGGATGTGAATACCCTGCGCCAACGCGCGCGTCAGAATGTGGAAAACGGTGCCGTGACCGAGGGTTACAGCGCTGACCGCGAAGAAGTGGTCCGTTTACTCAACGCATCCCTGGCCACTGAGTTGGTCTGCGTCCTGCGTTACAAACGTCACTACTACATGGCCACCGGCCTGAAAGCGCACGTGGCCGCCGAAGAGTTTCTGGAACATGCGGGGCAAGAAAACGAACACGCCGACCTACTCGCCGAGCGCATCGTGCAGCTGGGCGGCGAACCGGAATTTAACCCGGACCTGCTGTCGAAAAACTCCCACGCGCAGTACGTTGCTGGCAACACGCTGAAAGAGATGGTCTACGAAGACCTGGTCGCCGAGCGAATCGCCATCGACAGCTACCGCGAAATTATCCAATACATCGGCGAACAAGATCCGACATCACGACGGATCTTCGAAACTATATTGGCGCAAGAAGAAGAACACGCCGATGACATGGCCGATCTTTTGAAAGATATGTAAGTGCTTTAAAAAGCGACGCCCAGTTGGTTTTCGTTGATCGAAGATAACTGGGCGTTTTTTTGTGTTTGGGATAGTGCCTTCGGCCGACTCAGAAAGGTGATTTAAAACTTGGTAATCCGTGAGCTGAGCACCACGTATGGATACTCCGGACGACCCCTTCAGCGGAGCTATCTGCACCCTCTTCAGGGTAGTAAATCAAGTCGGAGCCTCCAGCGTCTGCTGCCAAGCTGTTGAGATGAACGATCAACTGAGCTTGAAAGTCCTCGGACCCCTCACAGTCCTTTATTGCTTGAATCACTTTCGCGAACTGGTATTCGGTGTAATCAGAAAGCTCGTTCTTGAATTCCACCCACACCTCCGAAAAGAATTAAAAGGCCGGTTTGAACCCAGGAAGACGGTTTTCCTCGCGCCATTTTTTACGGTCTCAGTGATACTTGCTGGCGTGCATTCTTCGCCAGACTCCGGGTAGTAAATCAAATCCATGCCGGCGGGGTGCCCGGTCAGTTTTTCAAATTGGAGCAGTAACTCATTTAAACGAGCGTCATTTCTGTCAGCATTGTTCTCTTCGAAAATTGTTTCCACGAACTTCATGAACTGAAACTCGGTGTAATCCGAGAGGCTATTTTTCATCAGAAAGCCGACTTGAGACCTGGTACGCCATTGGCCAGGCACCACGTCTGATTCTCTTGAACGACACCTTCCGGGGACTCATCTGCACCTGGCTGCGGGTAATACAAAAGGTCTGACCCGGCAGGGTGAAGGAGCAATTTTGTTGAAATGGAATAACAACTCGGCATGTCAACTTTCTGTTTCAACATCCTCAATCGCTTTTATCAGCTCTTTAAATTGATATTTGGTGTAATCAGAAATTGCGCCCTTGAGATCCATCACTGCGTCTCCTTATGATTCACTGACGAAGCTCTCCCTGAAATCAAGGTGAGACGCTAATGTTTTGGCGGTGAATAATCTTTAGGACGAATCTGAATCTGTCGTTCGATCAATCATCAAAAGGCCTTATCAAATACCGTATAACTCATTGAATTATCGATATTAAAGTGTAGGAGCGCGCTTGCCCGCGATGCGCCCGGGGCCGCGCTCGACCGGAGCGTTCCCAACAGGTCGACCCGGTTCCAACTGAAAGATAAAGTGGCTGGGTTTACGACTGCTACGCAGCCGCTCGCGGGTAAGCGCGCTCCTACAGTGGCCCTGTGTTTGCTGCGCGACAGCGCGGCATCGAAAACATAGCGGCCCCTCTATTAAAAGCTGTGGGAGTTGGCTTGCCAACGAAAGCGTCAATGCAGGCGGCCCAGGTTTCAGGTCGACATCAGCGGCGTGACTAAGGGCCTCTTCGCAGGCAAGCCTATTCCCCCACAGGATTTGTGGCTGCTTGCTATCAACCGGTCAATAAAACCCCAGAGCCGTGCCGGCCTCGCAGCCTTCGGCAGCGCCTAAAAAACAATGTGCATTTCAAATCGCTTTAACCTACTTCACCGTTTTCGGTGCCTTACCGGCTTTCATCTGTTCCAGCAACGGCGCGCATTGGTTGGGTTCACCGCCGCTGGGTGCAACCAAGGCCAATAGCCCGGCTGCGGGTCCCATTACTGCACCGAGCAGCACCATGCCCGCGCCACGCAGGATCAATGGGCCGGACTGTACGCCCGCGTCGGGTTTGCCGAAGGTGCCGCGTACGTACAGCGGCGAACGCAGGGAGAACACGCGGAAGCCTTTGGATTCTGGGTTGATCTTCAGGTCCAGTTGCTCGCTGCTGAAGTTTGCGGTGCCGTTGATGTAGACGATGGCGTTTTCGGTGTCAAAGACGAACAGTTTGGTGGTCGCCAAGCCGTCCTTGATGCCCATGTCGGCCGCGGCACAGTTGATTTTCACTTCCTTGTCGCCAAACATTTTGCCAACCACGTAGTTGCCAACGTTGAGCCCGGCGATTTCCATCAAGCTGCGGCTAATGGCGCCGTCATTGACCAGCATTTTCAATTCACCATTGGATGTGCCCAGCAGCGCCGACACTGAATTCCCCCGGCCGCTGAGGTCGGCGTCGCCATTCAATTCACCGAAGCTGGTTTTCATCGGCTCAAACGTCGGGAACAACTGCTTGAGCTTGAAGTTGCGGGCCGTGATTTTTGCTCGCCCTTGAAGCGGTGTGGAGCGGCCGTCCAGCCGGATGTCGGCATCGAGTTTGCCGCCGGCCACGCCAAAGCGCAGCGGTTGCAGGTTGAGTTGGCCGTCATCGAGTACGACGTGGGTATACAGGTCGGTAAACGGCAAGCTGGCGCTCTGGACGATTTTCTTGCCGGTAAACTCGACGTCGGCATCCATGACCCGCCAACGATCGGTGTGAAACTCCTCCACCGGCAGCACTTTGCCTGCGGGCTGTTTGCTGTCGCCGCCGCGTTTTTTCTGTGCGGCATTGGAGTCGGCGCCAATCAATGGCGCCAGGTCAGTGAACAATAGCTGCTCGGACACCAGCGCGCCGGTCAGCTTCGGGCGCGGCTGGCTGGCGACGTAGCCAAGATCGCCGTGGATGTCGCTGTTGCCGATCTTGCCGTTGAAGCCTTCATAGCGAAACGACGCCCCAGCGGCATCGTGCAATTTCGCGATCAAGTGGCCATCGGTGGAGTATGCCGGTGAATCCGGCAAGTTAACCCCCGTCAATGGGTACAGATTGCCCAAGCTGCTGCCCGCCAGCTTCAGGCGTAAATCCAGCGCGCCGAGGTTTTCAGGGTCAGTCAGGGTGCCGGCCACCCCAATTCGGGTGTCGGCGATTTGCATGTCGGCCTGGACCGGGAATGGCTGCCCGGCATCTTTAAGCGCCAGCAAGCCACCGACTTTGCCGTTGCCGCTGAGTTTTTGATCGTGGTACTGGCCTTTAACGGTCAGGGCGAACGCGTAGTCCTGCGGCGCGGTGCCTTTGTCCTGGGCTTTCTTCGCTTCACTGGTGCCAACGATGTCGCTAAACGGGATCGGTTTGCCCAATGGGTCGATTACCAAGTCCAGCTGGGTTTTCAGGCTTTGGTCGTTGAGGCTCACCAAGCCTTTGTCGAATTTGATCGCGCCGATGTCCAGTACCCATTTCGACGGTTCGGCGTTGGGGTCGGACGGGGGCAGATCAAACGTCCAGTTGGCGCGGCCATCGGCCAGACGCTCCAGTTTGGCGTTGGGCGCGGTCAGGTCGATTCTGGGGATCACCACTTGATGCACTAACAATGGCAAGGGCGCCAGGCGAAACTCAACTCGTTTAAGGGTGACCATCTGCGGATTCTTCGACCAGTCAGGATTACCCAGGGTCAGGTCTTCGGCGATGAAGTGCGGCCACGGCAACCAACCCCGCCAGCCGTCTTGATCGGGCTCACGCTGCCACAGCACGGCAAGGTTGCCGTTGATCGCAAAGGGCCGATGCAAAGCGGCGGAGACTTTTTCATTGAGTGTGGGTTTGATTCGGTTCCAATCGAACGTGACGATCACAATGGCCAGAATGGCCACTAGCAGCACAAAGATGATGCCCGTCCAGTTAACAATTTTACGGCGACGCGTCATTACATGACTCTCCAGATTTCTTCTACTTCCTGCCAGCGATGGCGCATCTGCCCTAAGCGTAGACGGTTCGACTATTAGAGCTTTTTCCTTCGACTGGAAAAAACGCCGCAGGTTTTGATCAGGATGAAAATAAGCTGAAACGACCCCGTAGTCACCGGGATAGACGCCCTCGACAGGGGCAAATAAATCTTAAAATCCCCAAAGCAGGGCAAAATCAATTCGACACAGGCCGCGCGGGTCAAGGGCTGTGGCGACGAATCAATTTCATCGATTGTTAGAATCATTTTTGCGAACTTTCATATCGACATCCCAAGAGTAAGATGCGCGCCTCAAAGTTTTAATGCCCTACCGTGGAGCACCTCTCATGAAACACCCACTGCTGCTGAGCCTGTCCCTTTCTTTGCTGGCGTCCTCCGCTTTTGCGATGCCAGCCAGCGAACAGGCACTCTCAGCTCAGGCCAAACCAGCCTCGGCAGCCCTGTTTAATACACTGTCTGAAGGCGGTTCTGATCACGCCATCAAACAGAGTGGCCGCATCGCCGACACCGGCCGTTTGATTCAGCAATACCAGCGCGTAGCTGAAGGCGGCGCTGATCGCCTGCTCGAACAGCATCGCCGCGATAGCTGAGTGCTCGACGCTCATTCATAAGCCCGGCTGATTGCCGGGTTTTTGCTATTCAGCGTTTGCTTCGCGCAACTACAGCGCATTTGTTAAAGTGCCGCGCAGTCCCCCCTCAGATGTCACCCACCATGCTGCCCCGTGCCGAACAGAAACAACAAACTCGCCATGCCTTGCTCGACGCCGCCCACAGCTTGATGGCGAGCGGCCGTGGATTTGGCAGCCTGAGCCTGCGTGAAGTCGCGAAAACCGCCGGAATCGTACCGACCGGGTTCTATCGGCACTTCGAAGACATGGACCAACTGGGCTTGGCGCTGGTCTCTGAAGTGGGTCAGACCTTTCGCAAAACCATTCGCCTGGTGCGTCACAACAAATCCGTTGTGGGCGGCATCATCGAAGGCTCGGTGAAAATATTTCTGGAAGTGGTGGGTGCCAACCGTTCGCAGTTCCTGTTTCTGGCCCGCGAACAATATGGCGGCTCGCTGCAAGTGCGCCAAGCGCTGGGTGCCCTTCGTGAAGGCATCAGCGCCGACTTGGCTGCCGACTTGGCGTTGATGCCCAAGTTGCAACATCTGGACGCCGACGATTTATCAGTGATGGCTGACCTTGTGGTCAAGAGTGTGTTCGCCATGCTCCCGGAACTGATCGACCCTCCCGCAGAGACCCTCGCCGATCACCTCACCCCCCGCGCCAAAATTACCCAGCAATTGCGCTTTATCTTTATCGGCGCCAACCACTGGCAAGGGCTTGGCAGCACCGAGTGACCCCAACCGGTGCATCCGCACAATCAACGCACCAATCCGGAACATTCGGTTACTCTGCGTTTAAGCGCCGTCGCCCGCTGTAGGCGCATTCCCATATTGGCAAGCCCCTTGCTCTAACTACTCCATCGAAATCTGGCTGGAAGCATGCTGATGCTGGTGATTCACCGAAGAATAGATTCACGCACCGAATGGGCAGCCGAGCTGCATTTGAACTTCGAGGCGCGCAGCAAAAGCCGCCTTCGTTGCGTCACTGCCGAGGGCGAGGACGTCGGTCTGTTCCTTGAGCGCGCCCAACCACCGTTGCGCGATGGCGAATGCCTGCAAGCGGAGGACGGACGTATCGTTCGTGTTTGCGCGCGACCTGAGCAATTGATGCACGTGACCTGCAGCAATACCCACGAGCTAACCCGCGCGGCCTATCACCTGGGCAACCGACACGTGGCACTGCAAGTGGGCGACGGTTGGTTGCGCTTGCTGGACGATTACGTGCTCAAAGCCATGCTTGATCAACTGGGTGCCACCACCGAAGCCATCGAAGCGCCCTTTCACCCTGAACACGGTGCGTATGGCGGTGGCCATCATCACTCTCGGCCCGGTGAAGAAGATTTCAATTACCCACCGCGCCTGCATCAATTCGGCGTGCGCACGTGAACAACGCGTGGGCGCTGCTGCGCTTGGCCAGCCCGCAGTTGCCGATTGGTGGTTACAGCTACTCGCAAGGTCTGGAAATGGCAGTCGAGAACGCACTGGTCAATGACACCCGCAGCGCCGGACGCTGGATCGGCGATCAACTGCTGCTCAATCTGGCCCGCTTTGAAGCCCCGTTATTGCTCGCGCATTGCACGGCGGCGGCCGAGGACGATTGGGCGCAGTTGCTGCAACTGAGTCAGGAACACCGCGCCAGCCGGGAAACCCGCGAGCTGTTTCAAGAAAGCCGGCAGATGGGCTATTCCCTGCACCAATTGCTCAGCGGGCTACCCGAGTTGGACGCCCCCGCACGAACCTTTTTAGAGCAATTGCCTGAGCCGCATTTCGCTTTGGGCTGGGCCTTGGCTGCCCGTGCGTGGGGGATTAGCCCGCAAGACGCCCTGGCCGCCTGGTTGTGGAGCTGGCTGGAAAACCAATTGGCGGTGTTGATGAAAACCCTGCCGCTGGGCCAGCAAGCCGCGCAACGCCTGACCAGCGAGTTATTGCCGCTATTGCAACAGGCGCAGCAGCACGCGTCGAACATCGACCCGATACATTACGGCAGCGCGGCGTTTGGCTTGTCGCTGGCGAGCATGGGCCATGAACGTCAATACAGCCGCCTGTTTAGGTCCTGATCTTTTTTTATACAGACCCTGCTCAACCATTGGCCGAGAGCCATCACCGCTCACTGGAGAACGTTATGAACAGCCAACCTCTGCGTATTGGCATCGGTGGCCCGGTCGGTTCCGGCAAGACAGCCCTGACCCTGGCGCTGTGCCTGGCCCTGCGTGACCGTTACAACCTGGCCGTGGTCACCAATGACATCTACACCCGTGAAGACGCAGATTTTCTGGTGCGCAACGAAGCCTTGGCGCCTGAACGCATCATCGGTGTTGAAACCGGCGGCTGCCCGCACACAGCGATTCGCGAAGACGCTTCGATTAATCTCGAAGCGGTAGACCAGTTGAACCGGCGCTTTCCAGGCCTGGACGTGATCATTGTTGAATCGGGCGGTGACAACTTATCCGCGACGTTTAGCCCTGAGCTGTCGGACCTGACGATCTACGTGATCGACGTGTCTGCCGGTGACAAGCTGCCGCGTAAGGGCGGGCCAGGCATTTGTAAGTCCGATTTGCTGGTAATCAACAAAGTCGACCTGGCACCGCTGGTGGGGGCATCTCTGGAAATGATGGACCGCGATACCAAGAAAATGCGCGGCGAGAAGCCGTTCGTGTTCAGCAATCAGAAAACCGGCCTCGGGCTGGAACAGATCATCGCGTTCATCGAGCGCCAAGGCCTGCTGACTGAAGCGGCTTGATTGCCTCTGTGGGAGCGAATTCATTCGCGAAGGCCACGACGCGGTATTGCTGACAAACCGCGTCGCCCGCTTCCCGAATAAATTCGGTCCTACAGAAGTATCTGCGGCGCCGCAGCAACTTGTTGGCGAGCCGTTTCTTCATTGCGTTACCATGTCGCGCAAACGCCCTTGCCGTGACGCCAGCCGATGCCCGATGTTTCCAGCTCCGCCTCTCAGTCTGAAATGACCGCCGTATTCGCCGCCATCCAGCTGCATTTTCAGCAAGTCATCGTGCCGCTTTGGCTTGGCCCTGGCTGGAATTCGCAGTTGGCGCTGCCGTATGAAGCGGTGGATGCCCATCATCAGCCATTGCCGCCTCAGCGTTACCGCGCCATGGCCTGTGCGCGTCAGCTGTATTTGTTTTCCAGCTTGATCGACCAACCTGCCGTGCCTGAAGCGAGAGGTCGTGCAGCGGCGCTGTTTCGGTCCCTGCAGCAGCATTTCCACGATGCCGAGCACGGCGGCTGGTTCTACAGCATCGACCCGCAGGGTAAGCCGCTGGATCAGCGCAAAGACCTGTACACCCACGCCTTCATCATTTTCGCCTGTGCTCATTACTGGGCCAAAGTGCGCGAGCTGTTGGTGGAATCAGTGCTCAACGCCGCGCTCACGGTGGTTGCCGAACGCTTTGCCGACGGCACCGGGTTGTATGAAGCGAGCCTCGGTCAGGACTGGTCATCGCTAGGCAGTGGCCCGTTGCAGAACCCGTTAATGCACTTGGCCGAAGCCTTTCTCGCGACCGTGTCAGTCCGTGAAGACAAGCCTACCCAAGCGGCATTGGCGCAATTGGTCGACGCCATGCAGCAGCGTTTCGTTGATCCGGTACACGGCGTGATGCTAGAAAAACCGCTGGGCGCTGTGGATAACTGGTTCGAACCCGGTCATCAGTTTGAATGGTTCTTTTTGTTGGCGTCTTCGCCGCTGCTGCGTGACAGCCCTTTGCATGGGTCATTGACCCGAGCGTTCGATTACACCGAGCAACAAGGTGTCGATCCGCTGACCGGGGCAGTTAAGGCGACGCTGGACGTTGATGGCACTGCGCGCGACGGCACCCAACGCATTTGGGCACAGGCGGAATACTTGCGGGCATTGGCGTTGCGACCTGACAGCGACCAAGCATTGGCTCAGCAGTTGAAGGCGTTGCAACAGCGCTTTCTGCACCCGACGGGTTGGCATGAATGTCTGGACGACCAAGGCAACGTCAGCCGCAGCGACATGCCATCGACCACGCCCTACCATCTGGCGACCTGCTATAGCGGGTTGGCGGGGTATTTCAACCGCTGAAAAACTTCGCGAATGAATTCGCTCCCACAGGTTTTTTTTACGGACACAAAACCCTGTAGGACCGAATTTATTCGGGAAGCGAGCGACTCGGTGTCGCTGACTCAGCCGCGCGTGCGGTCAATCGCAAAACCAGCCCAGGTCTGGCTGACCGGCATCAATTCCAGGCTGTTGACGTTGACGTGCGCCGGGGTGTTCATCAGCCAGAAAATCGTGTCGGCGATGTCTTGCGGCTGGATTGCTTCGGCACCCGCGTACGTGGCGTCATAACGTTCTTTGTCGCCCGCGAAACGCACCAGCGAGAATTCGCTTTCACACAGTCCCGGCTCAAGGTTGGTCACCCGCACGCCGGTACCAATCAAATCGCAGCGCAGGTTCAACGAGAACTGCTTAACGAATGCTTTGGTCGCGCCATAGACGTGGCTGCCCGGATACGCGTAGTTGCCGGCGATTGAACCCAGGTTGATGATCGCCGCACCACGGCCGTGAGCGATCAGGCGCGGCAACAGCAAACGGGTGGTGTACATCAGGCCTTTGACGTTGGTGTCGACCATGGTGTCCCAGTCGTCCAGATCGCATTTCGGCGCCGGATCAACACCCAATGCCAGACCGGCGTTGTTGATCAACCCGCGAATGGTCGCGAATTCAGCCGGCAAACCGGCAATGGCGCTCTCCATGGCCGCACGGTCACGCACGTCCACCACCAGGCCATGGACCTTGGTCTGTTTCGACAATTCAGCGCACAGCGCATTCAGGCGCTCTTCACGACGACCCGTCAGCACAAGCGACCAGCCAGCTTCGGCAAATTTGCGGGCGCAGGCTTCGCCAAAGCCGGAGGTGGCACCGGTAATGAATACAGTGGACGTCATTTCTTTCTCCTGATGCAGCGCTAAAACAAGCACAGCCATGATTACGATAAGGGCAACAGACCGGCAGAATGCCCGGACGGGTGTATGACCAGCAAGCGTCGGATGCGTCGGCGCCCGTCGTTTGCAGCTGTACGAAAAACACTCTATTGGCGCAAAGCCATAGCCCGTATGGGCTGCAACGAGTTTTACCCACCTTATCCACAGCACCGCCCACAGTCTTTGGGGGCAACTGCAATCTGCCGTCAACCTGATACATCGCAGGCCGTGCAGTTTTTGTGGAAGTTTTTTACTTGACCCTGCCCGCCATACCTGACGCCGTTAAAAAGTAGTTTCCAGAGGGAAAACACAGTGAAGGCTCCATGCCAGTAACCACGGCCTCTAGAACAACCTTTCCAGTGCTTGTCCACCGACTTATCCACAGGTTGAGCCCACACAAAACCTGTATGAACAAACAGGTAGAAAATCATTGACAGACTGCTTGGGAGCTAGTGGAAAAACCGTTGATCAAAAAACAACCAACCTGCTGGAGGCCACGTATAACAAGGGCTACAGCCAGCTACTCCCATGTTACCCACAGCTACCTCCACAGCAATCTTGGACAAGTCAAAACCGTGACAAAACAACTATTTGCAGCGTCTTTATGCCGCG
This window contains:
- the ureG gene encoding urease accessory protein UreG, which codes for MNSQPLRIGIGGPVGSGKTALTLALCLALRDRYNLAVVTNDIYTREDADFLVRNEALAPERIIGVETGGCPHTAIREDASINLEAVDQLNRRFPGLDVIIVESGGDNLSATFSPELSDLTIYVIDVSAGDKLPRKGGPGICKSDLLVINKVDLAPLVGASLEMMDRDTKKMRGEKPFVFSNQKTGLGLEQIIAFIERQGLLTEAA
- a CDS encoding AGE family epimerase/isomerase, whose translation is MPDVSSSASQSEMTAVFAAIQLHFQQVIVPLWLGPGWNSQLALPYEAVDAHHQPLPPQRYRAMACARQLYLFSSLIDQPAVPEARGRAAALFRSLQQHFHDAEHGGWFYSIDPQGKPLDQRKDLYTHAFIIFACAHYWAKVRELLVESVLNAALTVVAERFADGTGLYEASLGQDWSSLGSGPLQNPLMHLAEAFLATVSVREDKPTQAALAQLVDAMQQRFVDPVHGVMLEKPLGAVDNWFEPGHQFEWFFLLASSPLLRDSPLHGSLTRAFDYTEQQGVDPLTGAVKATLDVDGTARDGTQRIWAQAEYLRALALRPDSDQALAQQLKALQQRFLHPTGWHECLDDQGNVSRSDMPSTTPYHLATCYSGLAGYFNR
- a CDS encoding SDR family oxidoreductase, whose translation is MTSTVFITGATSGFGEACARKFAEAGWSLVLTGRREERLNALCAELSKQTKVHGLVVDVRDRAAMESAIAGLPAEFATIRGLINNAGLALGVDPAPKCDLDDWDTMVDTNVKGLMYTTRLLLPRLIAHGRGAAIINLGSIAGNYAYPGSHVYGATKAFVKQFSLNLRCDLIGTGVRVTNLEPGLCESEFSLVRFAGDKERYDATYAGAEAIQPQDIADTIFWLMNTPAHVNVNSLELMPVSQTWAGFAIDRTRG